A window of the Brassica napus cultivar Da-Ae chromosome C5, Da-Ae, whole genome shotgun sequence genome harbors these coding sequences:
- the LOC106425155 gene encoding pre-mRNA-processing protein 40C — protein sequence MEGENVTELVNTAAPSTGEGIFATAPPPSGSVLATAASSVSPSSKSQPEQSSMSIAVSQSVSSFLTAQSSANPIPQAPHMLQNPPFGRPGTLAPPGLMTSPPAFPGSNPFSTIPRPGGPAQINPGIHPHMYPPYHSMPPMHGTPQGMWLQPRPMDGIPRAHFPSHPTPFPGNYPFPVRGASPHLPYPGSQPLPVGNAGTVHALPGHQPLDVPPGQKPEALSGIDDRAGSQLVGNRVDAWTAHKSETGVVYYYNSVTGQSTYEKPPGFEREPDKVPVQPIPISMENIHGTDWALVSTNDGKKYYYNNKTKVSSWQIPPEVKDLVKKMEERSTESLASVPSADLTEKGSEQSSLSAPAINNGGRDAVSLRTTIVPGFSALDLVKKKLHDSGVPVSSTTTSEANGGKSNEVTPSGESGDGMGKVKDAPGGGDLSDSTSDSEDEDSGPSKEECIKQFKEMLKERGVAPFSKWEKELPKIIFDPRFKAIQSHSVRRSLFEQYVKTRAEEERREKRAAHKAAVEGFKQLLDEASKDIDKHTDYHTFKKKWGNDLRFESLERKEREALLNERILSLKRAADQKAQEIRAAAASDFKTMLHEREVSINSHWSKVKDSLRNDPRYRSAAHEDREVFYNEYIAELKAARGDDYEMKSRGEEDKLRERERELRKRKEREVLEVERVRQKIRRKEAVASYQALLVEKIRDPEASWTESKPKLERDPQKRALNPDLDPADKEKLFRDHIKTLCERCARDFKALLVEVLSSEAASQQTEEAKTVLNSWSTAKQVLKSDIRYSKMPRDDREVIWRRYAEDILRKQKQDSPQKEEKPRDYKI from the exons ATGGAAGGGGAGAATGTAACGGAGCTGGTGAATACGGCTGCGCCATCTACGGGAGAGGGTATCTTCGCCACAGCTCCTCCTCCAAGTGGTTCAGTATTGGCTACTGCTGCTTCGAGTGTCTCTCCAAGCAGTAAATCTCAGCCGGAGCAATCCTCTATGTCT ATTGCTGTCTCTCAATCAGTTTCATCTTTCCTTACTGCGCAGTCGAGTGCTAATCCCATACCCCAAGCTCCGCATATGCTGCAAAATCCGCCTTTTGGTCGACCAGGAACACTCGCTCCTCCTGGACTCATGACATCTCCGCCTGCTTTTCCTGGTTCCAACCCCTTTTCCACAATTCCAAGGCCCGGGGGTCCTGCTCAAATCAATCCTGGTATCCATCCACACATGTATCCTCCTTATCATTCTATGCCACCAATGCATGGAACGCCCCAAGGAATGTGGTTGCAGCCTCGACCCATGGATGGTATTCCCAGGGCACATTTCCCTTCACATCCTACTCCTTTTCCTGGTAATTACCCATTTCCTGTTCGTGGAGCTTCTCCTCACCTGCCATATCCTGGTTCTCAACCGCTTCCTGTGGGGAATGCTGGCACTGTTCATGCGTTACCGGGCCACCAACCGTTAGATGTTCCTCCTGGTCAAAAGCCAGAAGCACTCTCAGGAATTG ATGACAGAGCTGGTTCTCAACTAGTAGGAAATCGAGTAGATGCCTGGACTGCACATAAATCAGAAACAGGAGTTGTTTACTATTATAATTCGGTGACAGGCCAATCGACCTATGAAAAGCCTCCTGGTTTTGAAAGGGAG CCTGATAAAGTGCCGGTGCAGCCAATTCCTATCTCTAT GGAGAATATACATGGGACGGATTGGGCTCTTGTTTCCACAAATGATGGCAAAAAATATTActacaacaataaaacaaag GTAAGTAGCTGGCAGATTCCACCTGAGGTGAAAGATTTGGTGAAGAAAATGGAGGAGAGGTCAACGGAGAGTTTAGCTTCTGTGCCGAGCGCTGATTTAACTGAAAAGGGTTCTGAGCAATCAAGTTTGAGCGCACCTGCTATTAACAATGGTGGCCGGGATGCCGTATCGCTCAGAACTACAATTGTTCCTGGTTTCTCAGCGTTAGATTTGGTTAAAAAGAAACTGCATGATTCTGGAGTGCCTGTCTCCTCTACGACAACATCTGAAGCAAATGGTGGTAAATCAAACGAGGTCACACCTAGTGGAGAGAGTGGAGATGGTATGGGCAAGGTAAAAGATGCTCCTGGAGGTGGTGACCTTTCTGATTCTACTTCAGATTCCGAAGATGAAGATAGTGGACCATCGAAGGAAGAGtgtatcaaacagtttaag GAAATGCTCAAGGAGAGAGGAGTGGCACCGTTTTCTAAATGGGAGAAGGAACTGCCAAAAATTATCTTTGACCCTCGCTTTAAG GCAATTCAAAGTCATTCTGTTCGAAGATCTTTATTTGAGCAGTACGTAAAGACTCGTGCTGAAGAAGAACGTAGGGAAAAGCGTGCTGCTCATAAGGCAGCTGTTGAAGGTTTCAAGCAGTTGCTGGACGAAGCATCTAAG GACATTGATAAACACACTGATTATCatacttttaaaaagaaatggGGAAATGATCTGCGGTTCGAATCACTTGAGCGGAAGGAAAGAGAAGCTTTGCTGAATGAAAG AATCCTTTCTTTGAAACGAGCTGCTGACCAGAAGGCGCAAGAAATCCGCGCAGCAGCAGCCTCTGATTTCAAGACGATGTTACATGAAAGAGAAGTGTCCATAAATTCACATTGGTCCAAG GTAAAGGATAGCCTGAGAAATGATCCAAGATATAGATCTGCTGCACACGAGGACAGGGAGGTCTTTTATAATGAGTACATTGCGGAATTAAAAGCTGCAAGGGGAGATGATTATGAGATGAAAAGTAGAGGCGAAGAG GATAAACTGAGAGAACGAGAGCGGGAGTTGCGAAAACGGAAAGAAAGAGAAGTGCTAGAGGTGGAAAGGGTACGACAAAAAATCAGAAGGAAAGAGGCAGTCGCCTCTTATCAGGCTTTGCTAGTGGAGAAGATCAGAGACCCTGAG GCATCCTGGACAGAATCTAAGCCGAAACTTGAGAGGGATCCACAAAAACGCGCCTTAAATCCGGATTTAGACCCTGCTGATAAAGAGAAGCTGTTCCGAGACCATATAAAGACATTGTGCGAG AGGTGTGCCCGTGACTTCAAAGCTCTTCTAGTTGAAGTCTTGTCATCGGAAGCTGCTTCTCAGCAGACGGAAGAAGCAAAGACCGTGCTCAACTCTTGGTCGACGGCTAAACAAGTACTCAAATCCGACATCCGGTACAGCAAGATGCCCAGAGATGACAGGGAAGTCATATGGCGCCGATATGCCGAAGATATCTTGAGGAAACAGAAACAAGATAGCCCTCAAAAGGAAGAGAAACCAAGAGATTACAAGATCTAA
- the LOC106425142 gene encoding tricalbin-3, which yields MIPQSSPSSSFDFLSHASVSRRLLCPCSNEHGLILFRDRFARRRILRRKTRVQVTNASSRFVSGGDSARKVARSLVLARFSNEFEDEQESPSSQESSIQSDRNSFTNYREDPIVDKLRTQLGVIHPIPSPPINRNAIGLFVFFFFVGVVCDKLWAWRKRRRQDRQQRAGPWAQLPSPSFEKDLQRKESVEWVNMVLVKLWKVYRGGIENWLVGLLQPVIDDLKKPDYVKRVEIKQFSLGDEPLSVRNVERRTSRRVNDLQYQIGLRYTGGARMLLMLTLKFGIIPVVVPVGIRDFDIDGELWVKLRLIPSAPWVGAASWAFVSLPKIKFELAPFRLFNLMGIPVLSMFLTKLLTEDLPRLFVRPKKIVLDFQKGKAVGPVSEDIKPGDMQEGNKDFVGELSVTLVNAQKLPYMFSGRTDPYVILRMGDQVIRSKKNSQTTVIGAPGQPIWNQDFQFLVSNPREQVLQIEVNDCLGFADMAIGTGEVDLGSLPDTVPTDRIVVLQGGWSLFGKGSAGEILLRLTYKAYVEDEEDDKRNAKAINADASDDDMSDSEEPSSFVRDKIPSDDLGPESFMNVLSALILSEEFQGIVSSEAGNKLYEGEASVPPVPSKASEDSKSQPDDSGNGGISDLEVKTPSSDRSSVDDGGLALLWFSVITSVLVLVAINMGGSSFFNP from the exons ATGATTCCACAGTCTTCTCCCTCTTCTAGCTTCGATTTCTTATCTCACGCTAGCGTCTCGCGTCGTCTGTTGTGTCCTTGCTCCAACGAGCACGGCCTGATTCTCTTCCGCGATAGATTCGCGAGGAGGCGGATTCTCCGCCGGAAGACCAGAGTTCAGGTCACGAATGCGAGCTCGAGGTTTGTTTCCGGCGGGGATTCAGCGAGAAAGGTCGCAAGGAGTCTCGTGCTTGCTCGATTCTCGAATGAATTCGAAGACGAGCAAGAATCACCATCATCGCAGGAGTCTTCGATTCAAAGCGACCGAAACAGTTTCACTAACTATAGAGAAGATCCGATTGTGGATAAGCTCAGGACTCAGCTAGGCGTTATCCACCCTATCCCCTCCCCGCCGATTAACCGCAACGCGATTGGTCtgttcgttttcttcttcttcgttggtGTTGTTTGCGACAAGCTCTGGGCGTGGAGAAAGAGGCGGAGGCAAGACAGACAACAAAGAGCCGGGCCATGGGCGCAGCTTCCCTCACCGTCCTTCGAGAAGGATTTGCAGAGGAAAGAGTCGGTGGAGTGGGTGAACATGGTGTTGGTGAAGCTCTGGAAAGTTTATAGAGGTGGGATTGAGAATTGGCTCGTGGGATTGTTGCAGCCTGTGATTGATGACTTGAAGAAGCCTGATTATGTGAAGAGAGTTGAGATTAAGCAGTTTTCGCTTGGGGACGAGCCTTTGTCTGTTAGAAATGTTGAGAGGAGGACGTCAAGACGCGTCAATGACTTGCA gTACCAGATTGGTCTTAGGTATACTGGTGGTGCTCGGATGTTGTTAATGCTCACtttaaaatttggtatcatcccAGTAGTCGTGCCAGTTGGTATACGAGATTTTGACATCGACGGTGAGCTTTGGGTTAAGTTAAGATTGATACCGTCAGCGCCTTGGGTTGGAGCCGCATCATGGGCATTTGTATCACTTCCAAAGATCAAATTTGAGCTGGCTCCATTCCGATTGTTTAATCTAATGG GAATTCCTGTTCTATCCAT GTTCTTGACCAAACTGCTGACAGAAGATTTGCCTCGCTTATTTGTCCGGCCAAAGAAAATTGTCTTGGATTTCCAGAAAGGAAAAGCTGTTGGACCTGTTTCAGAAGACATAAAACCTGGAGACATGCAGGAAGGGAACAAGGATTTTGTTGGGGAACTGTCTGTTACTCTTGTAAATGCTCAGAAACTCCCATACATGTTCTCTG gTAGAACGGATCCATATGTTATTTTACGAATGGGTGATCAAGTTATCCGCAGTAAGAAGAATAGTCAAACTACTGTGATTGGGGCTCCTGGTCAGCCAATCTGGAATCAG GACTTCCAATTCCTTGTTTCAAATCCTAGAGAACAAGTGTTACAAATTGAAGTCAATGACTGTCTTGGATTCGCCGATATGGCTATTGGCACCGGAGAG GTTGACCTCGGATCACTACCAGATACGGTTCCTACAGACAGAATTGTTGTTCTGCAAGGCGGTTGGAGTTTATTTGGAAAGGGATCTGCTGGAGAAATACTACTGCGGCTTACATACAAAGCATACgtggaggatgaagaagatgataaacGCAATGCAAAAGCCATTAATGCAGATGCTTCCGATGATGACATGTCTGATTCCGAAGAACCTAGCTCATTCGTGCGTGACAAGATTCCTTCTGATGATCTTGGTCCAGAGTCGTTTATGAATGTGCTGTCTGCATTAATTTTGAGCGAGGAATTTCAAGGCATAGTTTCATCAGAAGCTGGGAACAAACTTTATGAAGGTGAAGCAAGCGTGCCACCAGTACCCTCAAAGGCTTCGGAGGACTCAAAATCTCAACCGGACGATTCTGGCAATGGAGGCATATCAGATTTGGAAGTGAAAACTCCGAGTTCTGATAGAAGCTCCGTTGATGATGGAG GATTAGCATTGTTGTGGTTCAGTGTAATCACTTCTGTATTGGTGCTCGTTGCTATTAACATGGGCGGCTCAAGTTTCTTCAACCCGTAA
- the LOC106425138 gene encoding delta(24)-sterol reductase, translated as MSDLQAPLVRPKRKKTWVDYFVKFRWIIVIFVVLPISATLYFLIYLGDMWSESKSYEKRRKEHDQNVAKVIKRLKERDAAKDGLVCTARKPWIAVGMRNVDYKRARHFEVDLGEFRNILEINKEKMIARVEPLVNMGQISRATVPMNLSLAVVAELDDLTVGGLINGYGIEGSSHLYGLFADTVVAYEIVLAGGELVRATKDNEYSDLFYAIPWSQGTLGLLVAAEIKLIPVKEYMRLTYIPVKGDLQTLAQGYMDSFAPKDGDTSKIPDFVEGMVYNPTEGVMMVGTYASKEEAKKKGNKINNVGWWFKPWFYQHAQTALKKGEFVEYIPTREYYHRHTRCLYWEGKLILPFGDQFWFRFLFGWLMPPKVSLLKATQGEAIRNYYHDMHVIQDMLVPLYKVGDALEWVHREMEVYPIWLCPHKLYKAPIKQQIYPEPGFEYERRQGDTEDAQMYTDVGVYYAPGPVLRGEEFDGSEAVRKMEKWLIENGGFQPQYAVSELDEKSFWRMFDGDLYEHCRKKYRAVGTFMSVYYKSKKGRKTEKEVREAEQAHLETAYAEAD; from the exons ATGTCGGATCTTCAGGCACCGCTCGTAAGGCCCAAGAGAAAGAAGACATGGGTCGACTACTTCGTCAAGTTCAGATGGATCATCGTCATCTTCGTCGTCCTCCCAATCTCAGCCACACTCTACTTCCTCATCTACCTCGGAGACATGTGGTCAGAGTCCAAATCCTACGAGAAACGCCGCAAGGAACACGACCAGAACGTCGCCAAAGTCATCAAACGCCTCAAGGAGAGAGATGCGGCCAAGGACGGACTCGTCTGCACCGCGCGCAAGCCTTGGATCGCCGTCGGGATGAGGAACGTCGACTACAAGAGAGCGCGACACTTCGAGGTCGACTTGGGAGAGTTCCGCAACATCCTAGAGATCAACAAGGAGAAGATGATCGCTAGAGTCGAGCCTCTCGTCAACATGGGACAGATCTCTCGCGCTACCGTCCCCATGAACCTCTCTCTCGCTGTTGTCGCTGAGCTTGATGATCTCACCGTTGGTGGACTCATTAACGGTTACGGTATTGAAGGAAGCTCTCACCTCTACGGTCTCTTTGCAGATACCGTCGTGGCTTACGAGATTGTTCTAGCTGGTGGTGAACTTGTCCGTGCTACTAAGGATAACGAGTACTCTGATCTCTTCTACGCGATCCCTTGGTCTCAAGGAACTCTCGGGCTCCTTGTTGCAGCCGAGATCAAGCTTATACCGGTTAAGGAGTACATGAGACTCACTTACATACCGGTTAAAGGAGATCTTCAAACCTTAGCTCAAGGCTACATGGACTCATTCGCGCCTAAAGATGGTGACACGTCGAAGATCCCTGACTTCGTCGAAGGCATGGTTTACAATCCGACGGAAGGTGTGATGATGGTTGGAACATACGCGTCTAAAGAAGAGGCCAAGAAGAAAGGGAACAAGATCAACAACGTGGGGTGGTGGTTCAAGCCGTGGTTCTACCAGCACGCGCAGACCGCGCTGAAGAAGGGGGAGTTTGTTGAGTATATTCCTACTCGTGAGTACTACCATAGGCACACGAGGTGCTTGTACTGGGAAGGGAAGCTGATTCTTCCTTTTGGTGATCAGTTTTGGTTTAGGTTCCTCTTTGGTTGGTTGATGCCTCCAAAGGTCTCTCTTCTTAAGGCCACTCAAGGTGAAGCTATCAGAAACTATTACCATGATATGCATGTTATTCAGGACATGCTTGTTCCCCTTTACAAGGTTGGTGATGCTCTCGAATGGGTCCACCGCGAAATGGAG GTGTATCCGATTTGGCTATGCCCACACAAACTCTACAAGGCACCAATCAAGCAACAGATTTACCCTGAGCCAGGTTTTGAGTACGAGAGGAGACAAGGAGACACAGAAGATGCTCAGATGTACACTGACGTTGGAGTGTACTACGCACCAGGTCCTGTCCTAAGAGGTGAAGAGTTTGATGGATCGGAAGCTGTGCGTAAGATGGAGAAATGGCTGATAGAGAACGGCGGTTTCCAGCCTCAGTACGCGGTGTCTGAGCTTGACGAGAAGAGCTTCTGGAGGATGTTTGATGGTGACTTGTACGAGCATTGCCGCAAGAAGTATAGAGCTGTTGGAACGTTCATGAGTGTTTACTACAAGTCGAAGAAAGGAAGGAAGACTGAGAAAGAAGTTAGAGAAGCGGAGCAAGCTCATCTCGAAACAGCTTATGCTGAGGCAGATTAA
- the LOC106425095 gene encoding uncharacterized protein LOC106425095, whose translation MSALPSSEKITTTLLRLNPNKARVPDGLTSGFSKAYWSIIGLEVLSSIGTFFTTGFLLVVANSTILSLVPKHPGASAISEYRHISCCSTIYKTILKILVAKLKPILNELILPNQTTFVQSRLLIENTILATEVVDGYHKQLGPPRITLKVDIAKAFDTLSWDFLFICLSTLQLPSTFIHWLKARVCTPSYTIGYNGTVQGFFKGRRGLRQGDPVSPYLFVVAMNCLSQMLNRGAEEGKFGYHAKCSSSKLTHLCFADDLLIFTDGKFSSVQAILAILDEFAAPSGLKINLQKTSFVSCGVPLLSQKLSMHHCAPLIQLIKSKACITKINSLCSSFLWHGSSDAGHSTKVAWEMVTLSKDERGLGCRDLRAWNTACTLKLIWLLFKTSGSIWVVWFINEILGGDLSRFWIIKSRQCFPWLVKKLLGLRDITFGWIKVKVGSGARVRFWSDNWAPVGAISDYLAPSTSNSMGIPQNATLQDIYHNGTWRVRPARSDKQVMVQALLSSLTLTTEPDSIIWYVENSIWEKYSTGGIYNVLKSHGNRVPWSGIVWSKGGIPKHNFMAWLATLNRLPTKDRLLQWGLNIDPKCLLCSTTDESRDHLLFECHYSASLWSCFSTRLDLTLPPN comes from the exons ATGTCTGCCTTGCCATCATCAGAAAAAATCACCACCACCCTTCTCAGATTAAACCCAAATAAAGCCCGAGTCCCTGATGGTCTCACCTCTGGATTCTCTAAAGCTTATTGGTCAATCATTGGCCTTGAAGTCTTATCCTCTATTGGCACTTTCTTTACTACTGGTTTCTTGCTTGTGGTCGCTAACTCCACCATTCTCTCCCTTGTCCCCAAACACCCTGGAGCCTCAGCAATATCTGAATACCGCCATATCTCTTGCTGCTCCACCATATACAAAACCATCTTGAAAATCCTTGTTGCCAAACTTAAACCCATCCTAAATGAACTTATCCTCCCCAACCAAACAACTTTTGTGCAAAGCCGACTCCTTATAGAGAATACCATTCTAGCTACTGAGGTCGTTGATGGTTACCATAAGCAACTAGGACCTCCCAGAATCACCCTGAAGGTTGACATAGCAAAGGCATTTGATACTCTGAGTTGGGACTTCCTCTTCATTTGCTTGAGTACTCTGCAGCTCCCATCAACTTTTATTCACTGGCTGAAAGCCCGTGTATGCACTCCCTCCTATACCATCGGCTACAATGGGACAGTTCAAGGCTTTTTCAAAGGTCGACGTGGTCTTAGGCAAGGTGATCCCGTTTCACCTTACCTATTTGTTGTTGCTATGAACTGTTTATCGCAGATGTTGAACAGAGGTGCAGAGGAAGGGAAGTTTGGCTACCATGCCAAGTGTTCATCTTCGAAGCTCACCCATCTTTGCTTTGCAGACGACCTCCTCATCTTCACTGATGGTAAATTCAGCTCTGTTCAAGCGATCCTAGCTATCCTAGATGAGTTTGCTGCTCCCTCTGGCCTAAAGATCAATCTCCAGAAAACTTCTTTTGTGTCTTGTGGTGTACCCCTGCTCTCTCAAAAACTATCTATGCACCACTGTGCTCCGCTGATCCAACTTATTAAGAGCAAA GCCTGCATCACAAAGATAAACTCCCTCTGTAGCTCCTTCTTATGGCATGGCTCATCTGATGCTGGCCATTCCACAAAGGTTGCTTGGGAAATGGTTACGCTCTCAAAAGATGAAAGAGGTCTTGGCTGTAGAGACTTGAGAGCTTGGAACACGGCTTGCACACTAAAACTCATTTGGCTTCTCTTCAAAACCTCGGGCTCCATTTGGGTTGTGTGGTTCATCAATGAAATTCTAGGAGGTGATCTATCAAGGTTCTGGATAATAAAATCAAGGCAATGCTTCCCTTGGCTTGTAAAGAAACTGCTGGGACTTAGAGATATAACTTTCGGCTGGATCAAAGTCAAAGTGGGATCTGGAGCTCGGGTGCGTTTCTGGTCAGATAACTGGGCTCCTGTGGGTGCTATCTCTGATTACTTGGCCCCCTCCACTTCCAATTCGATGGGCATACCTCAAAACGCCACTCTACAAGATATCTACCACAACGGTACATGGCGAGTACGACCTGCGAGATCGGACAAACAGGTCATGGTTCAAGCTCTACTATCTTCTCTTACTTTGACAACAGAACCGGATTCTATAATTTGGTATGTGGAGAATTCAATCTGGGAAAAATACAGCACTGGTGGAATCTACAATGTACTAAAGAGCCATGGTAATAGGGTACCTTGGAGTGGAATCGTCTGGAGTAAAGGTGGAATCCCAAAACATAACTTCATGGCGTGGCTAGCTACGCTGAACCGTCTACCCACTAAGGATCGCCTGCTTCAATGGGGCCTTAATATAGACCCTAAATGCCTTCTCTGCTCCACCACTGATGAGTCTCGAGATCACCTTTTGTTCGAGTGCCACTACTCTGCTTCTCTCTGGTCGTGCTTCTCCACGCGACTAGATCTCACTTTGCCGCCAAATTAG
- the LOC125587280 gene encoding putative 3,4-dihydroxy-2-butanone kinase, which yields MVYAADKFINNPNDAATDVIKGLVDTYPGLQYLFGFAIPKVTVVIQAGVSDKVAVISGGGSGHEPAHAGYVGEGMLTAAICGDVFASPSVDSIVAGIRAVTGSQGCLLIVKNYTADRLNFGLAAEQAKYEGYKVETVIVGEDCALPPPRGFAGRRGLAGTILVYKVAGAAAAAGLSLEEVAAEAKCASEMVGTMGVAFSLCKLLGPVTSDRLGQKKMELGLGIHGEPGAAVVDVQPVDVVVSLLLQKILSPETNYVPITRGDRVVLMANGLNLDLLLIGCIQAFLMLQPRLQVGLLALMVREMLLHVLCLDSVKKSEHFVSLIVSSYPLYDAAETMYAIGASISKAIRGTIGIIYNLLCKAAYAELKKANIDEEVTPRDWSEALKASIASVRKYGGATEGYRTMLDALIPASQVLEENLSAGVDPVTAFSVSAAAATKGAKSTIQMQAQAGRSSYVSAENLATVPDPGAMAAAVWYRAAARAVRKKQHLKPYEGSVVPKSPTVPSRDRVFYFDFPDIGRHTCRDPTFVKILGAVEVTPSGGSPRSTVGQSESLSCNLGASVSVREWGIIRFKKNGENKTFVARQGCRITVPFGGIVTYCNSIEEISHHSGFWWNPYLLSYYSIPPQGIVEFLRTPDKTKGGYQ from the exons ATGGTTTACGCGGCCGATAAATTCATCAACAACCCCAACG atgctgCGACTGATGTCATCAAGGGACTTGTGGACACTTATCCTGGACTCCAGTATTTGTTTGGCTTCGCCATTCCTAAGGTTACGGTGGTGATACAAGCTGGTGTCTCTGACAAGGTTGCCGTAATATCAG GTGGAGGCAGTGGGCATGAGCCAGCTCATGCTGGTTACGTTGGAGAAGGAATGCTTACAGCTGCTATCTGCGGAGATGTCTTTGCCTCTCCATCAGTTGATTCCATCGTGGCT GGAATTCGTGCTGTAACTGGTTCTCAGGGATGTCTTTTGATCGTCAAG AACTACACTGCTGACCGCTTGAACTTTGGTTTGGCTGCTGAGCAAGCGAAGTATGAAGGTTACAAAGTAGAG ACTGTTATTGTTGGAGAGGATTGTGCTTTACCCCCTCCTCGAGGTTTTGCTGGACGCAGGGGCTTAGCAGGAACTATTCTTGTATATAAG GTTGCTGGCGCAGCAGCAGCTGCTGGTCTTTCTCTAGAAGAAGTTGCGGCCGAGGCAAAATGTGCGTCTGAGATGGTTGGTACCATGGGTGTTGCATTCTCTCTTTGTAAGCTTCTTGGGCCGGTTACATCAGACCGTCTGGGCCAAAAGAAGATGGAACTCGGGCTTGGAATT CATGGAGAACCTGGTGCTGCTGTGGTTGACGTTCAACCTGTGGATGTGGTGGTTTCACTTCTTCTTCAGAAGATACTGAGTCCT GAGACCAATTATGTTCCAATTACACGCGGTGACAGAGTGGTTCTCATGGCTAATGG CTTGAATTTGGACTTGCTGCTGATAGGGTGTATACAGGCTTTTTTA ATGCTCCAACCAAGGCTCCAAGTTGGCCTGTTGGCACTGATGGTCCGTGAAATGTTGTTACATGTTCTATGTTTAGATTCCGTAAAAAAATCTGAGCATTTTGTGTCTCTTATTGTATCAAGTTATCCACTCTATGATGCTGCTGAAACGATGTATGCCATTGGTGCATCCATCAGCAAAGCCATAAGGGGCACAATTGGAATTAT ATACAATTTACTCTGCAAGGCAGCTTACGCGGAGCTAAAAAAGGCTAACATTGACGAGGAAGTCACTCCCAGAGACT GGTCTGAAGCACTCAAGGCATCAATAGCTTCTGTGAGGAAATATGGTGGAGCAACTGAGGGGTACAGAACGATGCTAGATGCGCTCATCCCAGCTTCACAAGTTCTTGAAGAG AATCTGAGCGCTGGAGTGGACCCAGTAACTGCTTTTAGTGTGTCAGCTGCTGCAGCAACTAAAGGAGCGAAATCAACCATACAGATGCAAGCTCAG GCTGGGAGATCGAGCTATGTGTCTGCAGAGAATCTTGCAACAGTTCCAGATCCAGGTGCAATGGCTGCAGCAGTATGGTACAGGGCGGCGGCAAGAGCCGTGAGGAAGAAACAGCATCTAAAACCTTACG AAGGTAGCGTTGTTCCCAAAAGCCCCACTGTCCCTTCTCGAGATCGTGTGTTCTACTTCGACTTCCCCGACATTGGTAGGCACACATGTCGGGACCCTACCTTTGTCAAAATTCTTGGTGCCGTCGAGGTGACTCCCTCCGGTGGCTCTCCTCGCTCAACGGTTGGGCAGTCCGAGAGCCTCTCTTGCAACCTTGGGGCCTCGGTTTCGGTTCGTGAATGGGGCATAATTCGCTTCAAGAAGAACGGTGAGAATAAAACGTTCGTAGCTCGGCAAGGATGTCGGATCACTGTACCATTTGGAGGCATTGTCACATATTGCAACAGCATTGAGGAGATTTCTCATCACAGTGGCTTCTGGTGGAACCCTTACCTCTTGTCGTACTACTCTATCCCTCCCCAAGGCATTGTTGAGTTTCTTCGCACTCCTGACAAAACAAAAGGAGGTTACCAGTAG
- the LOC106425157 gene encoding uncharacterized protein LOC106425157, with protein MESPIVIELEDNRQDHELSLSANKPSFILFVDRSSGSLEDRRKSMKALCTFRGRLENLEVMSKHGPELWRQNNHRLEVFLTRMQKLAHGQNEEIEKVNRERKYHQVIILWSSLSVYSKPQRTSSMLYLKNGDSSVSRRWRFSLRRHKSIH; from the exons ATGGAAAGTCCGATAGTCATAGAG CTGGAGGATAACCGGCAGGACCACGAGTTATCTTTGTCTGCCAATAAACCGTCATTTATTCTTTTTGTGGATAGATCAAGTGGCTCCTTGGAAGATAGAAGGAAGAGTATGAAAGCACTTTGTACTTTCAGAGGG AGGCTTGAGAATTTGGAAGTGATGTCAAAGCATGGCCCAGAGCTTTGGAGACAGAACAATCATCGGCTAGAAGTATTCTTGACCAg AATGCAAAAACTAGCTCACGGGCAGAACGAGGAGATTGAAAAAGTTAATCGTGAAAGGAAGTATCATCAGGTGATAATACTATGGTCTTCTCTTTCTGTTTACAGCAAACCACAGCGTACGAGCTCAATGCTCTATCTCAAGAATGGAGACAGCTCTGTGTCAAGAAGATGGAGATTCAGTCTGCGTAGACACAAATCGATTCATTGA